The genomic stretch ACAGGGGATCCTTCGACATTCAGATCATTCGATGAACTGATGGAGGCCTACAGAAAACAACTTAACCACTTTATCAATATTAAAATTAAAGGCAATAACATCATAGAAAGGCTCTATGCACGGAATCTGCCTACACCTTTTCTGTCGTTGTTTATCGATGACTGCATAGCCAGGGGAAAAGATTATATAGATGGCGGACCCCGTTATAACACCAGCTATATTCAGGGAGTGGGACTGGGAAGCATAACCGATAGCCTGACTTCACTGAAGTACCATGTATTTGACAAAAAGGATGTATCAATGGAAACCATGCTGAAAGCGCTCAAGGCTGATTATGCAGGGTATGAAGATTTGCATCACACTATGGTTTACGAAACGCCCAAATACGGAAATGATGACGACTATGCCGACGAACAGGCCCGGACGGTTTTCAATATGTTCTTTGAAGCTGTTGACGGAAGGCCTACGGCAAGAGGTGCAACGTTTCGTATCAACATGCTTCCAACTACCAGCCATGTTTACTTTGGAAGTGTTATCGGAGCCTTACCCGATGGAAGAAAAGCGGGTGTGCCGCTTTCTGAAGGTATTTCTCCTGTCCAGGGTGCTGATACCCATGGTCCGACGGCCGTACTCAAATCGGCGGCCAAAATCGATCATATTAAGACCGGCGGAACTCTTCTGAATCAGAAATTCTCCCCTTCATTCTTTAAGGACGATACCGCAATCCGGAAACTCGGTTCGCTGGTACGAAGCTATTTCCGACTCGACGGTCACCACATCCAGTATAATGTGGTGTCGGCCGAAACTCTTCGTGACGCCCAGAAACACCCCGAAAAATACCGCGACCTGATTGTTCGTGTGGCCGGGTATAGCGATTATTTCAACGACCTGGGCGAAGACCTGCAAAACGAGATTATCCGGAGAACAGAACACGAGGGAGTGTGAACCATTCGATGCTGCAGGCGTTTCCATGCCGAAGCCGGCAATGGATGGAGTCTTTAGGGAATTGCTGCAAGATTGAAACAATAGTTGGTTCTGTCTGAACGATCTCACCTGACAGAACATCTACATACATTTTGCAGTATATTGGATCGGGAATGTCTATCGCCCAGCATACCCGCAATTCAATTTTTCCCTATGTTGCCAGTGGAAGAATTTTAACCCAGGTACTATGAATTGGTTAATTCATGGTACTTCGGTTTAAGATTTATGGTATTCAAATCGAGGTCTTTTCTGGGGATGGTTAATTGTATTTTGATGAACACTTGTCTATATTTACCGGCAAACTACTTCCTGCTTTCTATGAGAAAAAAAGTATTCCATGTGTTGGTGCTGGCTGGCCTGGCATTGGTATTCCTGGGCATGGGCCGGCACGGTTCCGATGAAGCTTCAAACATCGAAAGTTTTCTGAAGTCAATACCCGGTGCAAAAGTGGAAAAACTTATGCCGGATGAATACGGCCATGCCGGATATGAAGTTCTGATTCCCCAGCCTGTCGATCACAACCGACCAAACGGAAAAAAGTTCTACCAGCGTTTTGTAGTGCGGCATGCCGGCTTTGACAGACCCGTGGTGGTTGTTCTGGAAGGCTATCAGATCTGGTCTGACCGGCCCTATGAACTGAGCATGATGCTGGATGCGAACCAGATTACCATCGAACATCGTTTTTTCGGTAAAAGTGCTCCGGATAAAATTCCCTGGGAGTACCTCTCCATCTGGCAGGCAGCCAATGATCACCATGCTATCATTCAAACCCTGAAAAAAGTTTATCGTGGCAAATGGGTCAGTACCGGCATCAGCAAGGGAGGACAGACTACCCTGTTTCATCGCCGCTTTTTCCCTGACGATGTCGATGTAAGTGTTCCTTATGTGGCCCCGCTCAATTTTGCAAGGGAAGATCCGCGCCTTGACCATTTTCTCGATACCATGGGTTCGCCGCAGTGCCGGGCAGGCATCAGAGCTTTCCAGCGTGCAGTTCTTTCCCGTAAAGCACAAATGGCTTCCCTGCTTTCAGAAGTTGCTGCCGAAAAAAACTGGTCGTTTTCTGTCGGAATAGAACGGGCAGTTGAACTGGCTGCGCTGGAGTATCCATTTGCCTTCTGGCAATGGGGGATGATAAAATGCAATGAAA from Bacteroidales bacterium encodes the following:
- a CDS encoding formate C-acetyltransferase/glycerol dehydratase family glycyl radical enzyme, whose translation is INDPEAFEKREELTAMEMAARALMAYASRYAELLQEKAAVETNPERKKELSEMAEICRRVPANAPRTFHEALQYYWFVHVGVITEVNPWDSFNPGRLDQHLWPFYRKGLEDGTLTEERARELLQAFWVKFNNHPAPPKIGVTALESNTYTDFALINLGGVKSDGSDAVNELTFLILDVIEEMRLLQPSSMVQISKKNPDAFLHRALKIVKTGFGQPSIFNTDAIVQELLRQGKSLEDARNGGASGCVEAGAFGKEAYILTGYFNLPKILEITLNNGFDPRTKKKIGLETGDPSTFRSFDELMEAYRKQLNHFINIKIKGNNIIERLYARNLPTPFLSLFIDDCIARGKDYIDGGPRYNTSYIQGVGLGSITDSLTSLKYHVFDKKDVSMETMLKALKADYAGYEDLHHTMVYETPKYGNDDDYADEQARTVFNMFFEAVDGRPTARGATFRINMLPTTSHVYFGSVIGALPDGRKAGVPLSEGISPVQGADTHGPTAVLKSAAKIDHIKTGGTLLNQKFSPSFFKDDTAIRKLGSLVRSYFRLDGHHIQYNVVSAETLRDAQKHPEKYRDLIVRVAGYSDYFNDLGEDLQNEIIRRTEHEGV
- a CDS encoding peptidase, which produces MRKKVFHVLVLAGLALVFLGMGRHGSDEASNIESFLKSIPGAKVEKLMPDEYGHAGYEVLIPQPVDHNRPNGKKFYQRFVVRHAGFDRPVVVVLEGYQIWSDRPYELSMMLDANQITIEHRFFGKSAPDKIPWEYLSIWQAANDHHAIIQTLKKVYRGKWVSTGISKGGQTTLFHRRFFPDDVDVSVPYVAPLNFAREDPRLDHFLDTMGSPQCRAGIRAFQRAVLSRKAQMASLLSEVAAEKNWSFSVGIERAVELAALEYPFAFWQWGMIKCNEIPDSTASDSLLFAHLVRSDAISMFTDEDIKRYQPFYYQAMTELGMYHYRVAPFREFLKDTADITFHFMLPKGVKVSYHPEAMQDINNWLQENGRQMLFIYGQYDTWGATGVQLRCHSGAYKFVCPGGSHRTRIMSFEPAMRDSIFHVLGRWLQMEVPVEKFRSNIRLKQAS